The following are encoded in a window of Passer domesticus isolate bPasDom1 chromosome 30, bPasDom1.hap1, whole genome shotgun sequence genomic DNA:
- the LOC135287588 gene encoding olfactory receptor 14A16-like translates to MSNSSSISHFLLLALADRRQLQLLHFCLLLGISLAALLGNGLIISAVACGHHLHTPMFFFLLNLALSDLGSICTTVPKAMHNSLWDTRNISYTGCAAQVFLVFFFLGSELALLTIMCYDRYVSICKPLHYGTLLGSRACAHMAAAAWASAFLNALMHTANTFSLPLCYGNVLGQFFCEIPQILKLSCSKSNIREFGLIAVSVCLCFGCFLFIVFSYVQIFRAVLRIPSEQGRHKAFSTCLPHLAVVSLFLSTAAFAYLKPPSMSSPSLDLALSILYSVVPPALNPLIYSLRNQELKAAVWRLMTGWFHKH, encoded by the coding sequence atgtccaacagcagctccatcagccacttcctcctgctggcattggcagacaggcggcagctgcagctcctgcacttctgcctcttgctgggcatctccctggctgccctcctgggcaacggcctcatcatcagcgccgtagcctgcggccaccacctgcacacgcccatgttcttcttcctgctcaacctggccctcagcgacctgggctccatctgcaccactgtccccaaagccatgcacaattcactctgggacaccaggaacatctcctacacaggatgtgctgcacaggtttttctggttttcttcttccttggaTCAGAGCTTGcgctcctgaccatcatgtgctacgaccgctacgtgtccatctgcaaacccctgcactacgggaccctcctgggcagcagagcttgtgcccacatggcagcagctgcctgggccagtgcctttctcaatgctctcatgcacacggccaatacattttccctgcccctctgctatggcaatgtcctgggccagtttttctgtgaaatcccacagatcctcaagctctcctgctccaaatccaaCATCAGGGAATTTGGGCTCATTGCAGTTAGTGTTTGTTTatgttttggctgttttttgttcattgttttctcctatgtgcagatcttcagggctgtgctgaggatcccctctgagcagggacggcacaaagccttttccacctgcctccctcacctggctgtggtctctctgttcctcagcactgcagcgtttgcctacctgaagcccccctccatgtCCTCTCCATCCCTGGATTTGGCCCTGTCAATCctgtactcagtggtgcctccagccctgaaccccctcatctacagcctgaggaaccaggagctcaaggctgcagtgtggaggcTGATGACTGGATGGTTTCAcaaacattaa